The window ATGTAAATTTGGAGTAGTCATCCACAATGACGAAAATATGTAcctctttcctcctctacttggcaccctcataggtccacatagatcTATATGGAGGAGATCAAGTGTCCTTGAGATGCTAACTTCCTTTTTGGGATTGAAAGAGGATCTGACTTACTTtccttttacacatgcatcacacaccctGTGATCCTTGAAGCTTGAATTGGGCATACCACAAACAAGGTCCTTCTTGACCAATTTGTTTAGTAGTGTAAAACTTGCATGACCCAGCCTTCTGTTCCATTGCTCAGCATTATCATCAACAACACTCAGATAACTAAGATCCCCTTGTCACAGATTTGGGAAATACTCAGCAAGCTATACTTCAACCTCTTCACGTAGTATACATTTTCAATAAAGTGGGAAAGAGAATTCCCGATCCTTCCAACTCCCATAATGTATACCTTCTTTCCATTTACAAAGGATACACTCCTTCCCTATAGGGCCTTCTGTGAAAGAACATCATTTGTActtccagtcatgtgctttgagcaaccGCTATCTATGTACCACTATTGACTGCTCCCTTTCATTGTTCCCTGCACAAGAAAATCAAgggttagacttaggaacccaaacatgtttgggtcccttgtaatgaggaaaggGGTGAATGAGGGCTCTTTTGGTCCAAGCAGGCATTATACGTTTTTTATGTGAATGACTAGGTTCCCTAACAGCAGTTACATTTTCACCAAaaattttgtttttctgttgAGACCAAATTCTAGCCTTACAATTTTCTTTAAAGTGCTCAGTGTTACCACAATGAGTGCAAAACTAATTGTCAGGTATAGTaacgtacttgctatgagggttgtagggaGTCTTTTCCCTCTAGAACCGTTCCCTGCCTGTTTCCCCCATTGTTTGTGTACAAAGCAGTGatagcatcagaggaccaggtccgcttaagtgatttttcaagatcactcttCACTCTTCCTAGTTTTTCCTGAAGGTGTTTGTTTTTCTTAAGCTCGGCATACAAACTAGATTTCACTAATCTTAACTCATTATCAAGCTTAAGGTGTGCCTTACTTGCAACTTCCTTTTCCTTTTGAGTGTTCACATGCCTATTTTCTCTTCTTAGTTCCTCAATTGTTTCTTTTAGGTCTATAACTACCACCAATAGGTCATTTCTCTCGTACTCTATGTTTGCAATTCTCTTAGTCAAGGTATCTTTTTCCCTTTTAAACTCTCAATGGTCTCTCTTAGATCAACCGCAACCGCCACTAGATCATTTCTCTCGTGTTCTATTTCTCCTCGTTCCGTGGTTAGTGCATTTTTCTCATTAATAAGACtgtgataagcatcaattaaaacATTTGCCAAAGATATAAACTTCTTATGAGAATATgatttcaaatttctttgaataTCCAGAAGgtttacctcatcatcatcagacTGCGCCATCAAGGCAAACATAGAGTCATACTCAGCTGCTTCACTTTCCACTACCATCATGGAGCTGTCACCTTGCCCATCATTTTCTTCAAATTCACGGGAAGAGTCTCCCCATATAGAAAGAGCCTGTTTCACAACGTTGTCAGCGGCGTCTTTTCTTTTGAATCTTTTGTCAGGAACCTAGTTCCTCTTAGCTGCTTTATTAGTGTTGTGTTTGTATTGATGTTTCTTGATAAGAGGgaaatccttgatgaagtgtCCTGGCTTACCGCACTTATGACATAGGTCATAACCTTTTGTCTTGCTGGAGCTACCCCCTTTTGGAGTGCCTCCATTTCTGTGAACCATTTTATGAAACCTTTTTATCAGGTAGACCATATCAGCATCCTCACCACCTAAGTCATTGCTGTCCGTATTGGGGACCAGGTTCTTCTCTCTTTTTGGCTCTCTTCTCTtattgtccttcttcttcttcatttcataagccttcaaatttccaacaagTTCGTCCATGGTCAGCTTCTACAGATCTTTTGCTTCTGTGATAGCATTTACCCGTGTTTCCCAAGAACCAGGTAATACACTAAGTATCTTCCTGACGAGTTTGTTCCTGGGGATGATCTTTCGCCgtgagtgaagctcattgatgatagATATGAAGCGAGTGTACATATCCTGAATGGATTCGTCCTCCTTAATTCTGAAAAGCCCATACTCTGTGGTTAGCATTTCAATCTTGGACTGCTTTGCCTGCGTTGTTCCTTTCATGAGCTGTTTATAGAGCTTCCCAGATCTCCTTAGCGGATTGATATGCTGAAATCGTGTTGTACTCATCAGGACCAATGCCACAAACAATaattttctttgcacgaaaattcttttctttgcacgaaaattcttTTCTATGGACTTTCGGTCAGCGTCATTGAATTCCTTTCTTGTTTCTAGAACAGTTACCACTGGGTCACCACTGGTTTTTGTTGGGATGAAAGGTCCATCACAAATGACATCCCAAAGCTCGGAGTCTTCAGCCATAATGAAGTCGTGCATCCTAGTCTTCCACCATCCATAATATTGGCCGTTGAACCTTGGTGGCCTGTAAGTAGACTAGCCTTCTTCGAAGCTTCAAGGAtcagccatgaggatcctttataggtgttaacctgatagaaagaacctgctctgataccaattgatagaatttaagggtccaccaaactctatagagaaccaggttctctataagTTCCCACTAAACACACGCACACTGTAGTAAGTAAATGGCACAATGGAGTTTTACATGGAAAATGCCCAGCTCTTGGGATCAAAAACCACGGCCTACCCTTGTGGTATTTCAACTTTACTACTgagcaactttagattacaacctattgtaacctaggaattaacctcttaatccctcactaacttgtaacactctattacaagccactttgtaataactctattacaaagactttaaaccTAGGAATTGACCTCTTAATCCCCCACTAACTTGTAACACTCTATTATAAGctactttgtaataactctattacaaagactttacaactcgactaactctagcgaGGACACAAACATAatggtttatgatttacaaagatttcctatacaatgcttctaactaaactaagtaggaattacaagtagagTGCTTTAACAAAGgtacaacacaactaaggacatgtaatAACTTCAATACATAGAACTGGTCCTTCATTAtgttgttcttcgttcttgatgACCTTGAGAATCACTTGCAATATTGACACAGACTTGAGAGAATGCTTGATGAGTTCTTGAATGTGCAAGTAATTTGTTTTACCTTTGCTTGATGTTAATATctcatttgtgacatcacttgaatgatgtaagcaagttaggtaaagggcattctccataaagttgactgctgcactgtttcTGCACTGTAGCAgatgcaggcagcaactttacagCTGCGACAGTTGACTTGTacagtgttacaccccatattttcatacatgAAAATATGCCAtgaataaattaatgagagcccggaagtgagatgtcacgtcccTCAGTACTACattatgacgatgttgcaccatgtagtattgcacattgaatttgtcataaggtaactgACATCAGTCtaagaaaaagattatttggagattataaggattattctatttcaaacaagtaataagtaaattcgtaaaggtgaaaggggaagcaagtcaaagaaaacgaattttcgtccaagtttggcatgttgggataaaatacagctcaagctaaaatactcagtatttatggagtagtaccatacaaggtaccacataaccataatagtaaggtgtataaagtatgtgaAAAGTGgttaatattttaagtaagtgggaataattctcaattttgcaggtaattgattaattactgggtaacgagacattacctaattaattggggatatatttggataagattaaatcCCACCCCACCCTCACATGGAATCAAGCCACTTCCTAAGAGATATGACTCTTAGTCTTGGTTAAATAGGTGGCAATCTAATTTGTTGTATACAAAACATTTATGCAATCAAAAGGACTCCACCAACGTCCAAGAATGTAAGTGGAGTTTCGGGTTTATGTTAGATGATGAACTAAAGAAAGCAGTTGTTGATGAGGATGTGAGGGCTGCTATTGCTAATAAAATTAGCCTAGAGCAGATAGGACATGAAATTGATCTTATGATATCTGGCAAACAACCAGTCAAAGCAATGAATTGTATTGCTGACTTGAAATTCTTTTAGGCTGTTTTTAGTATTTCTACTAATTTTGAACCTTCAATTTCGGAGGAATATGATAGGAAGACACAACTTCATTTAAGTGACGTAGAATAATTTTGAAAGCTGAAATTATAGCCAAAGAAGATGCAatgggattttgtgattctaagggagtacggtgcaatctttctcaagaatatcatatggatttttttcCTACTTCAATCCGCCGTTACATGTTTTCGCAATTGACATGTGTTGGGAGgactgtcaagagaatcgactcaggtatgttaaggccatcccttctttcttttcggcatggtccaagttatacagaagaaacgagcaaatgcaccaatttcataaatgactctattcatagaagtattagagatatctatgttcttgaatttccatgtgtcataatattctatcttctgttcatgggtctcagaaaaatacgaaagttgaaaagagtttactttatgatattactcaaaggcaaaatggtcttatgacattccgaaagattttattaacgtacttttcatgcattgcattcatgtacattgacccgtgaccagatggaattatatatgcatatatatatgtatgtatatatatgtatatgggatatgagaaaggttatggcgttatatatgcaccaccacctgatctactggtatacgttgatgattttgcccacagtggccgatatgatatgatgggatgccctcagagtctgatgatgttatgaaacatgtacctatgcacgacatgacattcatacgcatatgcatgatgctaaaagtatttcatgatttacagagttatccaaatttacaggttgagtcaattactatatatttcttccatgcctgttatgtacttatttatatgccttacatactcggtacattttttatactgatgtcccttttgcctggggacactacatttcatgcccacaggtaccgatagacaggtcgagatccCTCCAACTAGGCtgtcagctcagcggaagatgttggtgcgctccatttgcttcggagttgcttgtttggttagtatgatttagacgtgtattgtttggtatggcaggactctgtcccgacctttatgatgtttatgtactcttagaggcttgtagatatatgttgtgtacgtgaaagattgtacggccttatcggcctatgttttgagtttataaataatcatgttggactattaggcccgtatgtcacgtgtatatgatgatgtaataagaaagatacatcacgttggtactcgattgagtaaggtaccgtgtgcccatcgcggcccatcagtttgggtcgtgacaaaagtggtatcagagcggttctgTCCTAGAGAGTATACatgccgtgtctagtagagtcttgtttatgggtgtgtcgtgcaccacacttataagcaggaggctacagggcatttaggattgtcactctttcttcttactcgagatcgtgtggtagagctcacttataagaattcaaattccgaacttctattttatttgtaataagacaatgcctacgttcagaaagatgatcgctaagagatatagctgtggaaacATGATGAGTAAATgcgaggtcttcagcagatcatgcgtGTACTAAAAGGTACACagttcttgataaggagcttttAGGAAAGAATATTTATCCACTCTTACGATAAAAAGGAATAACAGAATCAAAAGTTAGACACAAGTtgcagcaagtaaaagaagcaaggtgaagaagggtacaagtTACCtaattaataaagattatcattacttaccattcaggaagggagatataagcattttgaattactttcaacagtaatagaT is drawn from Nicotiana tabacum cultivar K326 chromosome 22, ASM71507v2, whole genome shotgun sequence and contains these coding sequences:
- the LOC142176222 gene encoding uncharacterized protein LOC142176222 translates to MAEDSELWDVICDGPFIPTKTSGDPVVTVLETRKEFNDADRKSIEKNFRAKKRIFVQRKLLFVALVLMSTTRFQHINPLRRSGKLYKQLMKGTTQAKQSKIEMLTTEYGLFRIKEDESIQDMYTRFISIINELHSRRKIIPRNKLVRKILSVLPGSWETRVNAITEAKDL